A window of Variovorax sp. HW608 genomic DNA:
CGCCTCGAGGTCAGTGGCACAACGCCTCGGTCTTCTGGGCCGGGCAGTGCGAGTGCGGGCCTCGGAGATGACTTCCGGACCGTACACCCCACAGGAATTCGCCATCCCTGATTTCAATCAGGTCACCCGCAACTGCGCGCGTGCCGCCTACGAAGGGGCAGGCATAGGGCCGGATGACCTGGACCTGGTCGAGCTTCATGACTGCTTCGCCACGGCTGAGCTGATCCACTACGAAAACCTCGGCCTGTGCCCGGATGGAGACGCGGGCCGAATGATCGACGCCGGCGAGACTGCGCTGGGAGGGCGCATCCCAGTCAACGTATCAGGCGGTCTGCTGTCGAAGGGCCATCCGCTCGGTGCCACGGGCATCGCCAACCTCTACGAGGTTGCGACGCACCTGCGAGGCTCGGCAGGGACACGGCAAGTGGAAGCCGCTCGCATCGGCCTGACGCATGTCGTCGGCGGCTCGCCCGGACGCGGGTCGGCCTGCGTGGTCCACATTCTCGAGAAGGCTTGAGTCCCGCATCCCTGGGACTCAGCGGCGCTTCACTCGCGCCAATTCAAGGCGAGCACGAAGCCCCGCCGGCGCACGAGATGCTTTGGTTGCTGGAGATCAGGCCGTAGGCCAGCCCGGTGCAGGCATGGCCGTCGTCCGTCACGACGTAGGCGTCCGGTGAAGTCAACTTGACGCCGGCCTCTGTTTCGAACCCCGCCAGAGTCAGTCGGTTGCGGTCCCTGCATGCCATCGGTGCGGCAGTCGTCGATCCGGTGCGTGAGCAGCGCGCTGGAGGACACCTTCAGGTACGCATAGCGCCGAGAGGTCCAAGCGCATGACCGCCGCGGCGCGCTCGCCTGCTCGCATGTGTTGGCGCAGCAGGGCGAAAGACCAAGGACATTGTCCGCAAGGTCAAGCGGATGCCCATCTCTCGTTCAGCGACCTCGCGCGGCGCACGGCTTGTCGCACAACACTGCGAAGAAATGGGTCAAGGCACCCGCGAAGATCGAGTCGCGATACCAGGAATATGCAGGCAGCTACCGCCGGCTGCCCGACTTCAATCGGGCTTGGCGGTAAGGGAAAGGCCAGTGCGACAGACAAGGCGTTCGTGCCGCTCGCGTCCCCGAGGTCAGTTCACTCGACAGGTTCAGGGAAATGCGTCCTTCTTCGGGGGTACGAGACGATGGGCTGCTACGACATCGCCTCGGTAGCCGCCGGGCATGCTCGAGCTTCGAGCACGGGGGGATCGGAAGCTCGCGCCTTGGAGCTTGAACCGACGCGAGGCAAAAGGAAATGCGACAACGCCGGGATCAGAATCAGCGCGCCGATCATGTTCCAAAGAAACATGAACGTCAGCATGATGCCCATGTCCGCCTGGAACTTGATCGGGGACCAGGCCCAGGTCACCACGCCGGCGGCGAGCGTGATCCCCACCAGTCCGACCACCTTTCCAGTGAATGCAATCGCCCGCCGATATGCCTCTAGCAGGGTCAGACCTTCGCGCTGCTGAGCAAGTTGGATGCTCAGCAGATAGAGTGCATAGTCCACCCCGATGCCCACCCCCAGTGCCACAACCGGCAAGGTGGCGACCTTCAGGCCAATACCAAGCTTGACCATGAGTGCCTCTGCCAGAACCGACGTCAGCACCAGTGGCAATACCGCCACTACCACCGCGCGCCAGGTGCGGAAGGTGACGGCGCACAGCAGGATGACCGCTGCGTACACGTAGAGAAGCATCCTGGCATTCGCGTCCCGAACCACGATATTGGTTGCCGCCTCGACGCCGGCGTTGCCCGCTGCCAGCAAGAACTGACGCCCCTGAGTGTCGTGCTCCGCCGCGAATTGCCGTGCCACCTCCGTGACCCGATTGAGGGTTTCTGCCTTGTGATCGGACAGGTAGGCGAGCACCGGCAACATCGAACAAGCGCTGTTGAGGTACTCCGAGCTCCAGTTCAAGGCATTGGAGATCTGCGTGTCGAGGATCCGTTGATCGACATCGACCGTCATCCACTTCGGATTGCCCTCGAAACTGCCCACGACATACGATCTCACCGTATCCGCCAAAGAGACGGTGCGCTGTACACCGGGAACCTGGGCCAGCGCCCAGCTCAAGCGATCCGCTTCAATCAGCGTCTCGCGGGTGCTGCACTGGTCGGGCGCCGTCTTCACCATCACCGCGAACACGTCGCTCGATACGCCGTAATGCGAGGTGATGTAGGCATTGTCCCGGTTGTAGCGCGAGTCCGCCCTCAGCTCCGGTGCCCCGGCCTCCAGGTCGCCAATCTGGACGTCCCTGCTCACCACCAGGCCAACGACGCCCATGACCAAGGCACCGGAGATGGCCACTGCCGCAAAGCGAAGCTGGGTGAACTTCTCGATCGCAATCCAAAGCCTGCCCAGTCGTCTGCCATCGACCTCGGCCGCGTCCTCGCGCAGACTGCGCAGCGCAGCCGTCTGGCTGACGCCGACATAGGACAGCAAGACAGGCAGCAGAATGAGATTGGTCAGGATGAGCATGCCCACTCCGAGACTTGCACCAAGGGCAAGATCCCGGATCGCGGGGATATCGATGACCATCAGAACCGCAAAGCCTACGGCGTCCGCCAGCAAGGCGGTCAGGCCAGGGAGAAAGAGCCGTCGAAACGTGTACCGTGCCGCCACCAGGCGATGTGTCCCCCTTCCGATGTCCTGCATCACTCCGTTCATCTTCTGTGCTCCATGGCTGACGCCAATGGCAAACACGAGAAACGGCACCAGGATCGAAAACGGGTCGAGCACCTGGCCAAAGAGCGCGATCACGCCGAGCTGCCACACGACAGCGATCAACGAGCATGTCAACACCAATGCGGTGCTTCGGATGCATCGCGTGAAGGACAGCAGGATTGCGGCGACAACCAGCGCGGCAGCCACGAAGAACCACATGACCTTGTTCAGACCATCGATGAGCGTGCCCACAAGGGCGGCAAAGCCGGTGACGTAAATGCGCGCGCCTGTCCCTGTGGATCCGGGTCCCTCGTGTTCGCTTCGGATACGCTTCAGGCCATCCCAGAACTCCTTGTATCCACCCTTTTGCGCCGACTCAGCGCTTTGCGGCAGAAGCGGCACCACGATCGTCCCCGAGCGAAAGTCGTCCGCCACGAGGCTTCCGACCACGCCGGCGCGACCGATGTTCAGGCGCAGCTCGTCGATCGCCTTCGGCGTCCCATCGAATCGGGCCGGCATGACAGGGCCACCCACGAAGCCCTCCTCGGTCACCTCAGTCCACCTCACGACGGGTGTCCAGATGGATTTCATCCATGCCCGATCGACCCCGGGGAGCAGGAAGACTTCATCATTGATCTTGGCAAACTGCTCGAGAAACCCCTTGTCGAACAGATCACCACTGGGGTTCTCAACGACGATGCGCACCGAATCACCGAGGCCGCGCAGCTCGGCTCGGTTCTTCAGATAATTCTGGATGTACGGATGGGACTGCGGCAGCATCCTCTCGAAGCTCGCCCCGAGCATCAGCCCTCTGAACTGCAGCGCGAGAACCGCGCTCAACATCAGGCACGCCAGCATGACCCACGCGCGGTGGTTGAAGATCAACCTCTCCAAGCGATTGCCGGATCCAGGGTCGAAGTCCGCCAGGTTGGCGGTGACCGGCATTTGAGCCGCATTTCCGGTGACTGCTTCCATAATCCCTTTCCAATCGAGATCGAATCCAAATCCGAATCCGGCTTAATGCGACATCTGAGCGGTCACGCCCAAGACGCCCACAGAAAACACCCGGCCTCCTTCGACTTGTGTGAGGCCGAACACTGGAATGTGGGTGTCGCCGCCGAACGACGTGAACGTCCGACCACCATCTCTGCTCCGCACGAGCCCGCCGCTCTGATCAGCAAGCACGATGTCCCCATTCGCAAGGCGCAGCCCCGCCGTGATCCCCGCCGCGCGCTGAGTGGCGACAGCCGTCCAGCTCTTGCCGCCGTTCTCGCTGAGAAAGGCGCTTCCTCTCATTCCGAAGGCCACCACCTTCGGGCCGTCGACAACGAGGCCGAACAAGGTTCCAGAGTAACCCGTTGGCAGCGAAACCCACCTTTTCGACTCACGGTCGAATCGCCAGACATTTCCCTTCTCGCCAGCGATGTACAGGAAATCAGCGTCACCCTTTACTGCGTAAAAATGCAGCTTCTCGGGGTTGTCGACCCGGTCCATCTGTGAGGACCATGTTTTTCCTCCGTCCTCGGTCCTGAAGACCGTACCGAACGTGCCAACGATGGTCCCCTTCATCGGCGATTCGAACCATACGTCCAACAGCGACGGAATGGACTGCTCTGACTCATCCGGCTTGCCCTGCGAGTGGCGATCGGTCAGTTCATCCAACTCCCGGCCGGAAAACCGCTTGGTCCAGCTCTTGCCGCCGTCCGCGGTGGCGAGGACTATGCCGCCGTGACCGACGGCCCACCCGACAGTTGGAGTCGGGAAGCACACCGAGACAAGGTCCGTCTCGACCGGAACCTTGGCTTGCACCCTTGTCCTTCCGCCGTCGTCCGAGTACACGATGTGGCCACGCAGCCCGACAGCGACGATGCGCGAACCCGCAGCCGCCACAGCCAGCAACGGAGTGCGCACCTCGAATGCGCTAGGTGCCGCCGGCGTATCGGCTAGCGGCCGGTAAGCTCCCGCCGGCGCCGGAGGCCGGGTATCACCACCTTCAGGCGTCGGCGCAGCCACGCCATGCCTGAAGACAGCGCAGCATAGGAGAAGGCCAATCGTGGCAATGCTTGCTGAATGACGTGAGCTCTTCATGAGTAGTTGCCTCGGGTCCGCGCAGCGGTCGCGATTTGGCGCATCGATCAGGCCTACCGTATGCCCTCTCCGGCCATGGCTTCAGGCGAGAACGCACGATCGTCCAGTGGCTTCACCGGGGACATGCCCCCTTCGGGGAAACCAGCCAAACCCTGCACGAACCAGGTTCCGGACTGCAAGTCGAGTTGCATCGTGGAGTCGGTGTATACGCCAAGCTGTCCCTCATAGAAAGGAACGGCAACAGTGTTGGCAACGCGATAGAGCTTGTTCGCTGCGTCATAGCTCTCGGTGGAACCCGCACCGGGTGCATCCTCGTCCCAATAGAACACGCGTCGCGGGTACACGTGCCGGAAGCCGCTCTTCAGAGTAGCCTCGACGACCCAGACCCGGTGCAACTCCCACCGAACGCACTCCGGATTGGGAAAGTTCTTGAACTCGACGACCTTCTGATCAGTACAAGTCTTGTGGTTCACCAAGCCGAAGGTGTTGTACATGATGTACTTCTCCTTCTTGCCAATCAGTTTGAAGTCGTACCGATCCAGGGCACCAAGAAATCCCTTGGCATCGTCCATCGTCGATGTTCCACCTGAATTGGGACTGGGTGTGTCGTAAGCAAGGTTCGGTGCGAGCTTGACGCGACGCTGACCAGGGATGTATTGATAGACGCGGCGCCCCTTGTCGACCATGTCCAGCGAGTCGAGTATGACCAGCTTGTTGCCCACCTTTCTGGCGGGCGCCACGTCGTTGTTCGCGATCTTCCAGTAGAGCATGTCCGAAGGATTCGGGTTCGAGTTCTTCGGGTCGAAGTAGTCGAACTGCTGATGCTGCTCCACCTTTGTCTGCAGCACGGCCTGTCCGTCCGGCGTGGTCACCCACGAACTCGTCTTCCCACCGTAGGCATGCGCTCCATACTGAAGCAGATGATTCCACATGACCTGATTCCCCGTTTTCGGGATCGGAAACGGAACCCCCCCGTAGCAGCCTTCCAACCGAAGTTCGTTCTGCGCTCCCTTGCAAGAGGTTGCGTTCTTTGCCGTGTTCTCGAGGACGTATTTTGGATACTCGATGTCGCGCCGGGTCGGATAGATATCCATCCGGAACTCCGGATAGCGCACGAACACTTCTCGCATCGCGTCGAGCTTGTCCGCGTACTTCTCGGCATTCTTCGCCGTGATGGTGTAAAGCGGCTTGTCGTTGTAGGGATCCGGGCGCTGGCCAGGGTCCTTCAGGTCATAAGCAGCTGGAGCCCTTGGCGCTTTGCCGCCGTAGGGGGGAATGCTCCCTTCCTTGTTACCGGCCGCCTCGGCACCGATCAGCGTGAGCTTCTCGCCGCCGAGTTGCCTGGCCTCCTCTGGCGAAGTCGCTCCGTGGGCTATGGCGCCGACGAGGACGAAAGTGAGCCCAAAAGCGATGTGTGTCCTGCGAAACATGTGCTGTCTCCTGAAGTGGTAAGCGCCTAGAAGGTGGTCTTGAGGGTCAAGGACACCCAGTCTCGATCCCAATACTTGCCGAGCGGAGAGTTGCTCAATGATTGGAAGCCTGCTGAGTCATTGGTGTGCTTGGCAAGGTAGCCGATGTACTTGAGAGTGACCGTGTATTGGTTCTTGACGTCGGCAGAGAGCCCGATGCTGTAGTTCCCCTGCCCCTTTCGGTCGCCGAACGGCACCGGTGAATTGCCCTTTAGTCCTACGCCGACGAACATCGGGAGAGATAGGTCGACACCGTTGAGGACTTGAAACCATTTCGGCTCGAACTGCGCAGCGAGGCCGACGGAATTCGTCGTCGCGCACCCGTAGGGGAAACCACCGGAGGCCGCAGATGGGCAGTTGAAGCCTTCGCCGGAGAAGGACTGCGGATTGCTGACGACACGGATCAGATGCGCAAAGTTCAATTCGGTAGTCAAGGTCGCCGAGTCGAACAGGGGACTTCGTCCGAAGTAGGAGATAGCGTTGATGACCCCAGCGAAAACATCGCCTGTTGGGAGCAGGCTGTTGCCAACGGGTCCGGCGCCCAGGTTCGCATTTCCGGCCGGAGTCGTAAAGGGTCTAGCCGGCAGTTGCGCATCCCTGCGGTAAGTCAGATCCGAACCGACCGACACGTCACCCACCTGCTTCGACAGACTGAAGCCCAACATCTTCTGCCTCGGCGTGGTGTAGTCGAGTCCAAACTGGGTCGGCAGCACGGAAGATCCCCTCAGCGTACTGCCGCTCATCACCAACTGTGGAAGCTTATCGGTGTACTCACGCAGATAGAAGCCCACTGTGCCATCGAGCCATTCAGGACGTAGCTTCAGGGCCAGGCCCCAATCGCCGTGCTTGCGCGCCGGCATCCCGGTCACTCCCCCGAACGGGACACCCAGGATATTTCCACCACCACCCAAACTCAAGCCGTCCGCAGCGCCGAAGTACGTTCCACCATCGGGAAGAGGAGACGCATCCCAGTCCAGGAAGTATTGACCGGCGAGCGTGACGCGATCGCTCATGTCTGCCGAGAAGGACAACTGATTCAGCGGCTTGAAGAGTTCCTTCGCCTCAGCACCGGGATTCGCCACCGCCTTGCGAATGTCCACGGGTCCCTGCGCGTACGCGACGCCTCCCACAAATGAGAAGACGGACTCGCCCCAATAGATGTTGTGCTGGCCCAGCTTGATATTCAGCGGGACATCGCCGAGATCGAATTTGCCGAACAAGAACGCATCGAGAAACTCGCCCGATGGCCCGATATTCCATCGCTGCGTGTAGCTCGTGTACGGCCCGCCCGTGCGTCCAGCCCCCTGCCCCGCACCGCGAGGAGCCTGACTCAGGACTGGATCGCCTTCGATCCGGTTCGAGTACGCTGCGTCGTACCACGCCGTTGCGCTGACGCGAAAGCCATATCGACTTTTGTATGCGACATCGAGCTCGGACAAAAGATCGAGACGACTTGCCATCACATTGCCCACCTTCGCAAACTTGTTGTCCGACTGGTGGGCCGTGACATCGCCAGCTCCGGCGCCATTGCCACAGATGTTTGGATCGCAGTCTTTCGCACGAATGCCGATGTCATAGCGAACGGTATTGTCGAACCGCACCTTGAGTTCATGATTCCCGACATCGATCTCGGACGCCCAGGCCGCCCCGGACAGTGCAAACACTGGAGCGACCGCCATGCCAAGGAGGGCCGGACGGATTGCGGGAACCCGCGATGCGATAGTGTGGTTCAAAACAGCTTTCTTCTCGTGGTTTGGGGGCGTCAGGGTTTGCGCCGTTATGACGACATTAAGTCGCACATGCTCTGTCCAGAACAAGTACGCACGCAAAGGTGCGGTACACACATGCGCGTAAGCAAGTCGCATCGCTTCGGGCGCGTGATCCATTCTTTCAATGAGCGGAGTCCGGTGTGACTCGCCACCTGCGTCACCCACGTTGACATGGGCAGCGCACTTTTGCGTGCGTACTTGTGAGGCGAGTGCTCGTGACCTTAATCTGGCGCGACGCCGACATTCGGCAGAAGACGATTCGCCACACCCAAGGAGCACCATTCATGCAACCAAGTCAACCGGTCATCGATCCGGAGTTCCGCAGAATTGCATTCATCGGCGCAGGACAGATGGGGGGCCGACTCGCGCGTCTGCTCATGCGGGAAGGTCACGAACTGATCATCTGCGATCCGGCAGCTTCGGTGCAGAAGGCCTTCGCCGCAGATGGAGCGGCCATTGCCGCGACACCTGCAGAGTGCGCCTCGGCCGATGTCGTGATCATCTTCGTGATGAATGGCACCGAGGCACTGAGTGCGACCCTTGGTCCGTCTGGGTTGCTCTCGGCCATCGACCCCTCCACCCCGCCGCTCGTCCTGATCATGAGCACCATCATGCCGGATGAGGCGCGCCAGATCGCGGCCGGCTTGTCCCAGAAAGGCGTCCACACCGTCGACGCTCCGGTAACCGGCGGACCGATTCTCGCCGAGCAGGGCAAACTGCTGATTCTGGCCGGCGGCGATCCCGCAGATGTAGCGCATGCTGAAACGGTGCTGCGACTGATGGGTCGTGAAGTCGTCAGATGTGGCGCACTCGGAGGAGGCCTGACTGCCAAGATCCTCAACAACATGCTCGGGATCGCGAACATGTATCTGATGCAGGAGTGCTACCGCCTGGGCGTGGCCTACGGCATGCCCCCATCGAGTGTCGCCGCCATACTCGAGAAAGGAGCCGGCCAGAATTTCTGGACACACGACGTCGGTGAAACGGTCGCCAACATGGACGTGTTGTCCAGTGACCCCGATTACTTCGTCAGGATGGTGAAGGCGTGCCTGAAGGATTGGGGTTGTGCTGTCGAGCTTGCCGAGAAGGTCGAAATGCAGTTGCCGTTCCTGGGCGGGATGATGGCCACCGTCAGCGATATCGATAGCCAGGCACTGCACTCTCAATGGCGCCGATTTGTCGACCTGCACGCCAGGGCATGAGGAATATCATGAATCAGGATTCACCTGGCGCCGACCAGTGCGAGACTTCGACACTGTCGCAACGGGTCGCAGAACTGTACGACCGGATGCAGATCGAGCAGCTTGTCGTGCGCTACGCACACGCCGTTCGAGACAAGAATGCAGACCTCGTCATGTCACTCTTTGCGGACAATGGCGCCTCAGTCGACTTCGAACGCTCGGTGATTGCGGATGGCAATGAGAAACAGGGGCTGTCCGCAGTCCGCAAGGTCTACGCAGACGGATTCGAGTTGCTCGATCCGTGGCCACACTTATGCAATCACCTGATCGATCTGCAGGACTCGGACCACGGGACGGGCATCGTGAGCCTGGAACTCAGAACAGGCAAGAAGAACTATCAGGTTGCATGGATCGGCGTATATCGGGATGTCTATGAAAAGGTCGATGGCGTCTGGAAATTCAAGACACGGGCTGCAACCGTGAAGAAGACACCTCTCATGAGCACCTGGCCCGAAGCGGATATCCCTGGGTAGGCGCACACCATCGGCAGTCTCGACCTCAGCAAGAAAGATGGACTCGATCATGAAGCTCCCCACGCACCAACCGATGACCACCCTTGAAGGCCCCTACCAGGGCGTTTTCCAGCCTCAGCTGCTGGTACATGCCCTGAGCTACGACCCGAGCCGACCGTTTCTGTACTACGACGATGGCCAGATGCTTACTGCGGGCGGCTACGCCGAACTGGTCAGCCAGTATCTTCAGGCGCTGCGGTCGCTCGGTCTCCGGCGTGGCGCGCGAATTGGCGTGCTATCAGCGAATCGGCCCGAAGTGCTTGCGATCACGGGTGCCTGCCTTTTGGGCGAATACGTCATCGTACCGATGCATCCTCTGGGTTCGCTTGACGACTATGTTTACGTCGTCAACGATTCGAAGATGGAGGCGCTGATAGTCGATCCCTCGCGCTACATGGAGCGCGGCATGGCGCTGGCAGAACGGGTCGAAGGCCTACTCATCGTTTCGCTCGGGCCCTCAGGAGTCGGACACGATCTGTGCGAGCTGGCGCGCGGGATGCGACCCACAGCCCTGACAGCGCCGAGCTCCAGTGCCGATGATCTGTATCGCCTTGCCTATTCCGGCGGCACAACGGGCAAGCCGAAGGCGGTTTCCGGCACGCATCGAGTTGGCAGCGCCATGCTGAGCATCATGCTCTCGGAGTGGGAGTGGCCCTCCGAGATGCGGCAGCTGATGTGCGCGCATCTCAGCCACGCAGGCTCCGCGATGTTCCTGCCTACCCTGCTGAGAGGCGGCTCGATGGTGATCATGCCATCGTTCGATCCACTGATGGTGCTTCAAGCCATTGAGAAGTACCGGATCAATTGCGTCCTCCTCGTGCCGACGATGATCTACGCTCTGTTGGATCACCCCCGCTTTTCGGAGTTCGACCTGTCGAGCCTCGAGACGATCTTCTATGGCGCCTCCATGATGTCACCCACGCGATTGCGCGAGGGCATTGCCCGGCTCGGGCCCGTCTTCTTCCAGTTCTACGGTCAGGTCGAAGCGCCCATGACGATTTGCGTCATGCGCCGAGACGATCATGTCGCGGACGACCCTCAACGCCTCGCGTCCTGCGGACGCCCCGTTCCCTGGGTGCACGTTTCCCTCCTCGATGAGCAGATGCGCCCAGTGCCGGATGGCATGCCGGGTGAGATCTGCGTCCGAGGCCCGCTCGTCATGGCTGGCTACCACGACCGCCCGGAGCAGAGCGCCGAAGCCCTTGCCGGCGGCTGGCTGCACACGGGCGACGTCGCGATCCGCGATGAGAGTGGATTCATGCGAATCGTCGATCGCAAGAAGGACGTGATCGTCACTGGCGGCTTCAACGTGTACCCGCGTGAAGTCGAGGACGTTCTTGGCGGTCATCCGGCCGTGGCCAGCTGCGCGGTGATCGGCGTGCCCGACGCATATTGGGGCGAAGCCGTCACCGCAATCGTCGTATTGCGCGCCGGCGAGAAGCCTTCTGCTGACTCGCTGCGGACACTGGTTCGCGAGAAAAAGGGCGCCGCGCAGGTACCGAAGTCGATCGAGTTCGTCGATTCATTGCCGCTCACCGCGGCGGGCAAGATCGACAAGAAGGCGCTGCGCGCCGCCTACTTTTCGAAGGCCGAGACTTCCGCAATTCAGTGACACAGCCTTGTGGCAAGCTTGCTGAGCGCCTGGCCGAACGTCTGTGCATCGAGAAGCAGGTAGTCGCGTCGGTGGAAGTTCGTCGCTTGAGACGCCCGAAATTGGAGTGCCAGCGTCGCACGTTTGCTGAGAGCATCCATGCCCTGGCAGGACGTGACGAGGGGCGAAGGCGGTCCTGCTCCAGAGCGCGTCGCTCGCTCGGCCAAGCGCTCGGTGTAGCCGCAGCCGCGCGGCTGGCGGTAGAGTTGGGATCGCACCGATGCGGATACCGTCCCGCTGGAACTGCGGAGATTCGTGCCTGGAAGCCTTCTTGAACGCGAGCTCACCTGCCCCGAAACCAGTGCGTCAGTGACATAGTCCCGCACTGACACGCTTGACCCGCAATGCCCTGGAAGCGCGCGAGTTCGGTTCGCGCCCGAGCGCATGGCTGATATAGACCCCCGCATCAATCAACTTGTCGAGGTCGATGCCGGTTTCAACGCCGACGCTCTGCAACGTGTAGACGACGTCTTCTGTCGCGACGTTGCCCGTTGCACCCTTGGCACAGGGACAGCCGCCCAGCCCTGCAACAGACGTGTCGAACTGCCATATGCCCAGTTCCATGCTTGCCAGCACGTTGGACAGGGCAAGGCCATAGGTGTCGTGAAAATGTCCTGAAACGTCATCGATGGCGTAGGTTGCAAGCACGGCCTCGAGGGCGCGCTGCACCCGTCCGGGTGTACCTACGCCGATGGTGTCGGCAACCCCTACGTGCTGCACCCCGATGTCTTTCATCGTCCTCGCAAGGCGGCCCACCGCATCCGGCACAATATCGCCCTCGTAAGGGCAGCCGACCGCACATGACATCGCCCCACGCACATGAATGCCGTTCTCGCGCGCGGCGGCGACGACTGGAGCGAATCTTTCAATGCTCTCGGCGATGGAACAGTTGATGTTCTTGTGACTGAAGGTCTCGCTCGCTGAACCGAAAACGACGATTTCATCGGGCCACTTTGGGCGTTCCGCAGCAAGCGCCGCTTCAAGGCCTTTCATGTTGGGCGCGAGGACAGAGTAGCGCACTCCGGGGGCGCGTCGAATGCCGCACATCACTTGCGAGTTATCGGCCATTTGGGGCATCCATTTCCGGCTGACGTAGCTGGTGACCTCGATGTCTTTCAGGCCGGCATTCTGCAGACGATGCACAAGTTCGATCTTGACGCCCGCCGAAACGGGTTGTGCTTCGTTCTGCAAGCCGTCGCGTGGTCCGACATCCACGAGCTTGACGCGTTTGGGATATGCCATGTTCTTTTCGGTTGATACGACGATTCAACCTACGTTGCCGGCGCTGCACCTGCCAGCCGAAGCAGCTCCGCGCCCTCGGCCACCTGGTCCCCCGGCGCGAACAACAGCTCCTCCACGGTCCCATCCGACGGCGCTGTGATGGTGTGCTCCATCTTCATGGCCTCCATCACCGCGAGCGGCTGGCCGCGGCTGACCTTGTCGCCGGCCCGGACCGCGAAGGACGCGACCTTGCCGGGCATCGGCGCGGTCAGGCGGCCGCCTTCGGCATGGGTGTCGCCGGCATGGGCCAGGCGGTCGACCGTGGTGATCTTCGTCGCGCCGTCCGCCGCGAAGACATGAACCGCGGACGGGTCCTCGTACACATTGAGCGTGTGCCGCTGGCCGTTGAACTGCAGCTCGATCTCGCCCGAGGGAAAGCTGCCGATCTCCAGCGGGCCCGCCACGTCGCCGACCTTCAGCGAGAGCGCGCCGTCGTGCAGATAGCGCAGCTCGGCGGTCTTCGTCTCGCTGCGGAACTCGAATTCGAACGGCCGCACGGTGACACCCTGCACCTGCCAGCCATCGCGACGGCTGAACGGGTCGGCGGTGGCGGTCGCGGCTTCGGCCA
This region includes:
- a CDS encoding NAD(P)-dependent oxidoreductase, producing the protein MTLIWRDADIRQKTIRHTQGAPFMQPSQPVIDPEFRRIAFIGAGQMGGRLARLLMREGHELIICDPAASVQKAFAADGAAIAATPAECASADVVIIFVMNGTEALSATLGPSGLLSAIDPSTPPLVLIMSTIMPDEARQIAAGLSQKGVHTVDAPVTGGPILAEQGKLLILAGGDPADVAHAETVLRLMGREVVRCGALGGGLTAKILNNMLGIANMYLMQECYRLGVAYGMPPSSVAAILEKGAGQNFWTHDVGETVANMDVLSSDPDYFVRMVKACLKDWGCAVELAEKVEMQLPFLGGMMATVSDIDSQALHSQWRRFVDLHARA
- a CDS encoding nuclear transport factor 2 family protein, which gives rise to MNQDSPGADQCETSTLSQRVAELYDRMQIEQLVVRYAHAVRDKNADLVMSLFADNGASVDFERSVIADGNEKQGLSAVRKVYADGFELLDPWPHLCNHLIDLQDSDHGTGIVSLELRTGKKNYQVAWIGVYRDVYEKVDGVWKFKTRAATVKKTPLMSTWPEADIPG
- a CDS encoding AMP-binding protein, coding for MKLPTHQPMTTLEGPYQGVFQPQLLVHALSYDPSRPFLYYDDGQMLTAGGYAELVSQYLQALRSLGLRRGARIGVLSANRPEVLAITGACLLGEYVIVPMHPLGSLDDYVYVVNDSKMEALIVDPSRYMERGMALAERVEGLLIVSLGPSGVGHDLCELARGMRPTALTAPSSSADDLYRLAYSGGTTGKPKAVSGTHRVGSAMLSIMLSEWEWPSEMRQLMCAHLSHAGSAMFLPTLLRGGSMVIMPSFDPLMVLQAIEKYRINCVLLVPTMIYALLDHPRFSEFDLSSLETIFYGASMMSPTRLREGIARLGPVFFQFYGQVEAPMTICVMRRDDHVADDPQRLASCGRPVPWVHVSLLDEQMRPVPDGMPGEICVRGPLVMAGYHDRPEQSAEALAGGWLHTGDVAIRDESGFMRIVDRKKDVIVTGGFNVYPREVEDVLGGHPAVASCAVIGVPDAYWGEAVTAIVVLRAGEKPSADSLRTLVREKKGAAQVPKSIEFVDSLPLTAAGKIDKKALRAAYFSKAETSAIQ
- a CDS encoding hydroxymethylglutaryl-CoA lyase; amino-acid sequence: MAYPKRVKLVDVGPRDGLQNEAQPVSAGVKIELVHRLQNAGLKDIEVTSYVSRKWMPQMADNSQVMCGIRRAPGVRYSVLAPNMKGLEAALAAERPKWPDEIVVFGSASETFSHKNINCSIAESIERFAPVVAAARENGIHVRGAMSCAVGCPYEGDIVPDAVGRLARTMKDIGVQHVGVADTIGVGTPGRVQRALEAVLATYAIDDVSGHFHDTYGLALSNVLASMELGIWQFDTSVAGLGGCPCAKGATGNVATEDVVYTLQSVGVETGIDLDKLIDAGVYISHALGREPNSRASRALRVKRVSAGLCH